Proteins from one Juglans microcarpa x Juglans regia isolate MS1-56 chromosome 6S, Jm3101_v1.0, whole genome shotgun sequence genomic window:
- the LOC121236952 gene encoding probable xyloglucan galactosyltransferase GT19, translated as MVSIPSIVLPTIFLLLLQSTISHQNLILSNPDPDPTVADCTHRWIHIRRLPSRFNLDLLSNCSQYPLFDNFCPYLPNHGLGQKTHNRSHSWFRTDSLMLEFIFHRRMLEYPCLTPNPDLADAVYLPYFAGIDALRYLYGPDVNASADHGLDLFDFLKDDNPRIWARHAGHNHFLVMARPAWDFSQPLGHDPPTWGTSFLELPEFFNVTALTLEARAWPWQEQAIPYPTSFHPPSLAFLESWIRRARRSRRSTLMLFAGGGGFSATPNIRRSIRTECENYNATQTLGGYAKFCEIVDCSNGVCEHDPVRYMRPMLQASFCLQPPGDTPTRRSTFDSFLAGCVPVFFEDMSAKSQYKWHLPEEMYGKFSVFIPKEEVVFKGLGILDVLMGIPRARVKMMREKVLELMPRVIYRRHESSLGLKTKKDAFDIAVEGTLQRIKSRLKEVAVG; from the coding sequence ATGGTTTCTATACCCAGTATAGTTCTTCCCACAATCTTCCTCTTACTCCTCCAATCTACCATTTCCCACCAAAATTTAATCCTTTCCAACCCAGACCCAGATCCCACCGTTGCCGACTGCACCCACCGTTGGATCCACATCAGACGCCTCCCCTCTCGGTTCAACCTCGATCTCTTATCCAACTGCTCCCAATACCCTCTCTTTGATAACTTCTGCCCCTACCTTCCCAACCATGGCCTCGGCCAAAAGACCCATAACCGTTCCCACAGCTGGTTCCGCACCGACTCTTTGATGCTCGAGTTCATCTTCCACCGTCGGATGCTCGAGTACCCTTGTCTTACCCCCAATCCCGACCTCGCCGATGCCGTCTACCTCCCTTACTTCGCCGGCATCGACGCCCTACGTTACCTTTACGGCCCCGACGTCAATGCTAGCGCCGATCACGGTCTCGACTTGTTCGATTTCTTAAAGGATGATAACCCCCGCATATGGGCTCGCCACGCCGGCCACAACCATTTCTTGGTCATGGCTCGGCCCGCCTGGGACTTCTCGCAACCTCTGGGCCATGACCCTCCCACGTGGGGCACTTCCTTTCTCGAACTCCCCGAGTTCTTCAACGTGACGGCTTTAACCTTGGAGGCCAGAGCTTGGCCGTGGCAGGAGCAAGCGATACCTTACCCAACGTCATTTCACCCGCCGAGCCTCGCGTTCTTGGAGTCGTGGATACGACGTGCAAGGCGGTCGAGAAGGTCTACCTTAATGCTCTTCGCCGGAGGCGGAGGGTTCTCGGCCACCCCCAATATCAGGCGGAGCATTAGGACCGAGTGTGAGAATTATAACGCGACTCAAACTCTTGGTGGGTACGCGAAATTTTGCGAGATCGTGGATTGCTCTAATGGGGTGTGCGAGCACGACCCAGTTAGGTACATGAGGCCAATGTTGCAAGCAAGCTTTTGTTTGCAGCCACCGGGAGATACACCTACGCGTAGGTCCACATTTGATAGCTTTCTCGCCGGGTGCGTCCCGGTTTTCTTCGAGGACATGTCGGCGAAGTCGCAGTATAAGTGGCATCTGCCGGAGGAGATGTACGGGAAATTCTCGGTGTTCATACCCAAAGAGGAAGTGGTGTTTAAGGGACTGGGGATTTTGGACGTGTTAATGGGTATACCAAGAGCTAGAGttaagatgatgagagagaaagtgtTGGAGTTAATGCCGAGAGTTATTTACAGGAGGCATGAGAGTTCGTTGGGTTTGAAGACAAAGAAGGATGCGTTTGATATTGCAGTTGAGGGTACTTTGCAGAGGATCAAGTCTAGGCTTAAAGAAGTGGCAGTGGGGTAA
- the LOC121236953 gene encoding 3-oxoacyl-[acyl-carrier-protein] synthase 3 A, chloroplastic, whose product MANSSGFFTSSVPSLRRRIQPPIGICRSGLRSLEGFSNRVFCSSTIKGAEKPSSGASPAESRVPRLVSKGCKLVGCGSAAPTLMVSNDDLAKIVDTSDEWISVRTGIRNRRVLSDKDNLTTLAVEAARKALDMAQVDPDDVDLVLMCTSTPEDLFGSAPQIQKALGCKRNPLAYDITAACSGFVLGLVSAACHIRGGGFQNVLVIGADALSRYVDWTDRGTCILFGDAAGAVLVQACDSEEDGLFSFDLHSDGDGQRHLNATMKENEMDNAGESNGSVLGFPPRRSSYSCIQMNGKEVFRFAVRCVPRSIESALEKAGLPRSSIDWLLLHQANQRIIDAVATRLEIPPERVISNLANYGNTSAASIPLALDEAVRSGKVKAGHTLAAAGFGAGLTWGSAILRWG is encoded by the exons ATGGCCAATTCATCTGGATTCTTTACTTCCTCAGTTCCCAGCCTAAGAAGGAGGATTCAACCTCCGATAGGGATATGCCGATCTGGGCTTCGCTCCCTTGAGGGATTCTCCAACAGGGTCTTTTGCTCCAGCACCATTAAAGGTGCAGAGAAGCCTTCTTCTGGCGCTTCCCCTGCTGAATCTCGGGTACCCAG GTTGGTCAGTAAAGGCTGCAAATTAGTTGGTTGCGGATCAGCAGCACCCACTCTGATGGTTTCAAATGACGATCTTGCAAAAATAGTTGACACTTCTGATGAATGGATATCTGTTCGAACTGGGATTCGTAATCGACGGGTTCTTTCAG ACAAGGATAACTTAACCACTTTAGCAGTAGAGGCAGCAAGGAAAGCTCTTGATATGGCACAGGTTGATCCTGATGATGTGGACCTAGTCTTGATGTGCACATCAACGCCAGAGGATCTTTTTGGTAGCGCTCCTCAG ATCCAAAAAGCACTTGGATGCAAAAGAAATCCTTTGGCTTATGATATTACAGCTGCATGTAGTGGATTTGTGTTGGGTCTGGTATCAGCTGCTTGTCACATTAGGG GAGGTGGATTTCAAAATGTTCTAGTGATCGGAGCTGATGCTCTCTCTCGATATGTTGATTGGACGGATAGAGGTACCTGTATTCTCTTTGGAGATGCTGCCGGTGCTGTACTAGTGCAG GCCTGTGACAGTGAAGAAGATGGTTTATTTAGTTTTGACCTGCACAGTGATGGCGATGGCCAAAG ACATCTAAATGCCaccatgaaagaaaatgaaatggacaATGCGGGGGAATCTAATGGTTCTGTGTTAGGCTTCCCTCCAAGGCGCTCTTCATATTCTTGTATTCAAATGAATGGCAAAGAGGTCTTTCGCTTTGCGGTACGATGTGTGCCCCGGTCAATTGAGTCTGCCCTTGAAAAGGCTGGTCTCCCCAGGTCGAGCATTGATTGGTTGTTGCTTCATCAG GCAAACCAGAGGATCATTGACGCAGTTGCTACACGCTTAGAAATCCCACCAGAACGTGTCATTTCTAATTTGGCAAATTATGGTAACACTAGTGCTGCTTCCATTCCATTAGCATTGGACGAAGCTGTTCGGAGTGGGAAGGTGAAGGCCGGCCATACTCTAGCAGCTGCAGGCTTTGGAGCAGGTCTTACTTGGGGTTCTGCAATTCTCAGATGGGGATAA